From Sceloporus undulatus isolate JIND9_A2432 ecotype Alabama chromosome 6, SceUnd_v1.1, whole genome shotgun sequence, one genomic window encodes:
- the CCDC127 gene encoding coiled-coil domain-containing protein 127 isoform X2: MNNLNDPPNWNIQPNARNDDGHGSKWNYALLVPMLGLAAFRWIWSRESQKEIEKEKRDYYRKLVLVQKELESKYRDIITENRRTVAHLELELEKEQNRTQSYRNALVSQSHKLVEERRALEQERAKLEQEKQILQHSGAISPNTENNKNTNHGVFLARFVQKVCHGLSLRLKKCDLPKVTQWVSMANQEFEFWFRIVLAQHSNHYSMLAVCLVNN, encoded by the exons ATGAATAATTTAAATGATCCTCCTAACTGGAACATCCAGCCTAACGCAAGAAATGATGATGGCCATGGAAGCAAATGGAATTACGCTTTGTTGGTTCCAATGTTGGGTCTGGCTGCATTCC GTTGGATCTGGTCCAGAGAGTCCCagaaagagatagaaaaagaGAAACGGGATTACTATAGAAAACTGGTATTGGTACAGAAAGAGCTTGAATCTAAATACCGTGACATAATCACAGAGAACCGTCGTACAGTTGCCCACTTAGAGTTGGAACTGGAAAAGGAACAGAACCGAACACAGAGTTATCGCAATGCCCTTGTCTCTCAGAGTCATAAACTTGTAGAAGAAAGAAGAGCTCTGGAACAAGAACGTGCAAAATTGGAACAAGAGAAGCAAATTCTGCAGCACTCTGGAGCG ATATCCCCCAATACTGAAAACAACAAGAACACTAATCATGG ggttttcttagcaagatttgttcagaaggtttgtcatggcctttccCTAAGGCTaaagaagtgtgacttgcccaaggtcacccagtgggtttccatggccaaccaaGAATTTGAGTTTTGGTTTCGTATAGTCcttgcccaacactcaaatcactacagcatgctggctgtcTGCTTGGTAAATAACTGA
- the CCDC127 gene encoding coiled-coil domain-containing protein 127 isoform X1 encodes MNNLNDPPNWNIQPNARNDDGHGSKWNYALLVPMLGLAAFRWIWSRESQKEIEKEKRDYYRKLVLVQKELESKYRDIITENRRTVAHLELELEKEQNRTQSYRNALVSQSHKLVEERRALEQERAKLEQEKQILQHSGAVGTLYKNCLEKEEEWQKRATALLKEFEEALTKRQDIYCSLMVPRHQRLEIEKKMLVRAATDPVAVDLEMETGLKNIFRHDTFCSNLLNTNKRQNGKLMWLYLQYWELSVELKKFKRVEKAMFGKTSG; translated from the exons ATGAATAATTTAAATGATCCTCCTAACTGGAACATCCAGCCTAACGCAAGAAATGATGATGGCCATGGAAGCAAATGGAATTACGCTTTGTTGGTTCCAATGTTGGGTCTGGCTGCATTCC GTTGGATCTGGTCCAGAGAGTCCCagaaagagatagaaaaagaGAAACGGGATTACTATAGAAAACTGGTATTGGTACAGAAAGAGCTTGAATCTAAATACCGTGACATAATCACAGAGAACCGTCGTACAGTTGCCCACTTAGAGTTGGAACTGGAAAAGGAACAGAACCGAACACAGAGTTATCGCAATGCCCTTGTCTCTCAGAGTCATAAACTTGTAGAAGAAAGAAGAGCTCTGGAACAAGAACGTGCAAAATTGGAACAAGAGAAGCAAATTCTGCAGCACTCTGGAGCGGTGGGTACTTTGTATAAGAATTGcttggagaaggaagaagagtggCAAAAGAGAGCTACTGCTTTATTAAAAGAGTTTGAAGAAGCCCTTACCAAAAGACAGGACATCTATTGCAGCCTTATGGTACCAAGACATCAGCGATTAGAAATAGAGAAGAAAATGCTAGTTAGAGCAGCAACTGATCCGGTTGCTGTGGACCTCGAAATGGAAACTggcttaaaaaatattttcaggcatGATACTTTTTGCAGCAATTTGCTAAACACCAATAAACGTCAGAATGGAAAGCTAATGTGGCTTTACCTCCAGTACTGGGAACTGTCTGTTGAACTCAAAAAATTCAAGAGGGTAGAAAAAGCCATGTTCGGAAAAACTAGTGGCTGA